A part of Rattus rattus isolate New Zealand chromosome 4, Rrattus_CSIRO_v1, whole genome shotgun sequence genomic DNA contains:
- the LOC116897764 gene encoding 60S ribosomal protein L31-like, translating into MAPAKKGGEKKKGRSAINEVVTREYTINIHKRIHGVGFKKRAPRALKEIRKFAMKEMGTPDVRIDTRLNKAVWAKGIRNVPYHIRVRLSRKRNEDEDSPNKLYTLVTYVPVTTFKNLQTVNVDEN; encoded by the coding sequence ATGGCTCCTGCAAAGAAGGGTGGCGAGAAGAAGAAGGGCCGTTCTGCCATCAACGAGGTGGTGACCCGAGAATACACCATCAACATTCACAAGCGCATCCATGGAGTGGGCTTCAAGAAGCGTGCTCCTCGGGCACTCAAAGAAATTCGGAAATTTGCCATGAAGGAGATGGGGACTCCAGATGTGCGCATAGACACCAGGCTCAATAAAGCCGTCTGGGCCAAAGGAATAAGGAATGTTCCGTACCACATCCGAGTACGTTTGTCCAGAAAGCGTAATGAGGatgaggattcaccaaacaagctctacacactggtaacttacgtgcctgttaccacattcaaaaatctacagacggtcaatgtggatgagaactaa
- the LOC116897765 gene encoding DNA-directed RNA polymerase II subunit GRINL1A-like isoform X2: MCSLPCGFQPPAPEDLGKQSSAELRERLRRQERLLRNKLQKITTADQTEPSEENTSTENFPGLQSETPKKPHYMTVLEMRARNPVPPPHKFKTNVLPTQQSDSPSHCQRAQSPASSEEQRCRARQHLDDVTAAHLLLLHPLPAQLLSIEESLALQKAQKQNYEEMRAKLAAQKLAQTEYYNAVTIQKGSL; encoded by the exons ATGTGCTCGCTGCCCTGTGGCTTCCAGCCCCCAGCTCCCGAGGACTTAGGGAAACAGAGTTCGGCTGAGCTGCGGGAGAGGTTGAGGCGCCAGGAGAGACTTTTGCGCAA TAAATTGCAAAAGATCACAACTGCAGACCAGACTGAACCCTCAGAAGAAAACACCAGCACTGAGAACTTTCCAGGACTGCAGAGTGAGACTCCTAAGAAGCCTCATTACATGACAGTGCTAGAAATGCGAGCTAGAAACCCAGTGCCCCCTCCTCATAAGTTTAAGACCAATGTGTTACCCACACAACAGAGTGACTCACCAAGTCATTGTCAGAGGGCTCAGTCTCCTGCTTCCTCAGAAGAGCAGCGATGCAGGGCTAGGCAGCATCTTGATGATGTCACAGCAGCTCACCTTCTTCTGCTCCACCCCCTGCCTGCACAGCTGCTCTCCATAGAAGAGTCGCTGGCTCTGCAGAAAGCGCAGAAGCAGAATTATGAGGAGATGCGGGCAAAGCTCGCAGCACAGAAACTAGCCCAGACCGAATATTACAATGCAGTTACCATCCAGAAGGGGAGTCTCTAG
- the LOC116897765 gene encoding DNA-directed RNA polymerase II subunit GRINL1A-like isoform X1 — protein MCSLPCGFQPPAPEDLGKQSSAELRERLRRQERLLRKEKFICKLPDKGKKISDAIAKLKAAISEREEVRGRSELLHLVSVDCKLRQKATTRVDTNIDKAQNSDLMLDTSSLVPECSSVDIESSKTTSEIQRPTHLTHKGNEETLETGCTVNTSPAARITTQAPSYEVNEYLPQHSSQAEEISSSVDSLFITKLQKITTADQTEPSEENTSTENFPGLQSETPKKPHYMTVLEMRARNPVPPPHKFKTNVLPTQQSDSPSHCQRAQSPASSEEQRCRARQHLDDVTAAHLLLLHPLPAQLLSIEESLALQKAQKQNYEEMRAKLAAQKLAQTEYYNAVTIQKGSL, from the coding sequence ATGTGCTCGCTGCCCTGTGGCTTCCAGCCCCCAGCTCCCGAGGACTTAGGGAAACAGAGTTCGGCTGAGCTGCGGGAGAGGTTGAGGCGCCAGGAGAGACTTTTGCGCAAAGAAAAATTCATTTGCAAATTGCCCGACAAAGGTAAAAAGATCTCAGACGCCATTGCCAAACTGAAAGCTGCCATTTCAGAACGTGAAGAGGTTAGAGGGAGAAGTGAACTATTGCACCTTGTTAGTGTAGACTGTAAGCTAAGgcaaaaagcaaccacaagagtTGATACCAACATAGACAAGGCCCAGAATTCTGACCTGATGCTTGATACTTCATCATTAGTTCCTGAATGTTCCTCAGTAGACATTGAATCATCTAAAACAACTTCAGAAATACAGAGACCTACACATCTCACTCACAAAGGCAATGAAGAGACTTTGGAGACTGGCTGCACAGTGAATACCAGTCCGGCTGCCCGCATCACAACCCAGGCTCCCTCATATGAAGTTAATGAATATCTCCCCCAGCATTCAAGTCAAGCGGAAGAGATTTCCAGCAGCGTCGACAGTCTGTTTATCACTAAATTGCAAAAGATCACAACTGCAGACCAGACTGAACCCTCAGAAGAAAACACCAGCACTGAGAACTTTCCAGGACTGCAGAGTGAGACTCCTAAGAAGCCTCATTACATGACAGTGCTAGAAATGCGAGCTAGAAACCCAGTGCCCCCTCCTCATAAGTTTAAGACCAATGTGTTACCCACACAACAGAGTGACTCACCAAGTCATTGTCAGAGGGCTCAGTCTCCTGCTTCCTCAGAAGAGCAGCGATGCAGGGCTAGGCAGCATCTTGATGATGTCACAGCAGCTCACCTTCTTCTGCTCCACCCCCTGCCTGCACAGCTGCTCTCCATAGAAGAGTCGCTGGCTCTGCAGAAAGCGCAGAAGCAGAATTATGAGGAGATGCGGGCAAAGCTCGCAGCACAGAAACTAGCCCAGACCGAATATTACAATGCAGTTACCATCCAGAAGGGGAGTCTCTAG